A DNA window from Pseudarthrobacter sp. W1I19 contains the following coding sequences:
- a CDS encoding glycoside hydrolase: MPQQQAAQQTFAPPAPPLLRPDAFRIPYRDPVWDGPTDPILVPDHHTGEWVLFYTQRRATAPGLTGVEWVHGTAIGVARSSDAGLNWTYHGTVDGLLPPETELPATLWAPDVVRIGDQWIMYLTVLGGVRTDWTGTASIVQFASGDLATWEYLGAIDLDSPRVIDAAVALCGDGRYRLWYKDEARGSNTYSAVSDTPGDPSSWMLEGLTIPGRPHEGPKVFRLGGTFWMIVDEWRGQGIYRSEDGAGGWVRQDHLGGLILTAPESVNGRPVVGRHADVVPLPPRAEGRERALLVYFTHPHWNGEDVGTMTPDHRTRLSHVRAAVLEVRDGNLVCSEG; encoded by the coding sequence GTGCCCCAGCAGCAGGCCGCCCAGCAGACCTTCGCACCGCCGGCCCCTCCCCTCCTGCGCCCGGATGCCTTCCGCATTCCGTACCGCGACCCCGTCTGGGACGGCCCCACCGATCCCATCCTGGTCCCGGACCACCACACCGGCGAGTGGGTGCTGTTCTACACCCAGCGCCGGGCCACCGCACCAGGGTTGACCGGCGTCGAATGGGTGCACGGCACCGCGATCGGGGTTGCGAGGTCCTCCGACGCCGGACTCAACTGGACCTACCACGGAACAGTGGACGGACTCCTCCCGCCCGAAACTGAACTGCCCGCCACCCTCTGGGCCCCCGACGTCGTACGCATCGGCGACCAGTGGATCATGTACCTGACCGTGCTCGGCGGGGTGCGGACCGACTGGACCGGGACCGCATCCATCGTCCAGTTCGCCAGCGGCGACCTGGCCACGTGGGAGTACTTGGGCGCCATCGACCTGGACTCGCCACGCGTTATCGACGCCGCAGTCGCCCTCTGCGGGGACGGCAGGTACCGGCTTTGGTACAAGGACGAAGCCCGCGGATCAAATACGTACAGCGCGGTGAGCGACACACCCGGGGACCCGTCGTCGTGGATGCTTGAAGGACTCACTATCCCGGGCCGCCCGCATGAAGGGCCCAAGGTCTTCCGGCTCGGGGGAACGTTCTGGATGATCGTGGACGAATGGCGCGGCCAGGGCATCTACCGCTCGGAAGACGGCGCGGGCGGCTGGGTCCGGCAGGACCACCTGGGCGGGCTCATCCTCACGGCGCCGGAATCCGTGAACGGGAGGCCCGTCGTCGGCCGACACGCGGACGTGGTCCCGCTCCCGCCGAGGGCGGAGGGCAGGGAACGCGCCTTGCTGGTCTACTTCACGCATCCGCACTGGAACGGCGAGGACGTCGGCACCATGACGCCGGACCATCGAACCCGCTTAAGCCACGTCCGGGCGGCGGTACTGGAGGTCCGCGACGGCAACCTGGTCTGCAGCGAGGGATAA
- a CDS encoding ammonium transporter: MDSGNVAWILASSALVCMMIPALALFYGGMVGSRRILNMMMMCFGGASLVAVLWALFGYSMAFGNSVGGMGLIGDVTEFPGMAQLLPADDGASIPVILFAAFQLFFACVTTALVAGAAAGRMKFGAWMLFAGIWATIVYFPIAHWVFAFSSADGSTVGGWIASGIKAIDFAGGTAVHMNAGAAALALALVLGKSSGWPKVEHAKPHSRPLVLVGAGLLWVGWFGFNAGSALSAGQSASVVFLNTAVAASAGLLAWALVERIRHGAATSMGAASGLISALVAITPACGAVSPLGAVAIGAIAGAVCSLAIELKFRLGFDDSLDVVGVHLVGGILGTLLIGLFATDAAPNGVSGLFYGGGVELLGVQALATVSVLVYSFGITWVLAKILDKTIGLRIKPEDEMRGIDLAAHSELAYLTDEDPVELGSPQRA; the protein is encoded by the coding sequence ATGGATTCGGGAAATGTCGCTTGGATTTTGGCCAGCTCCGCGCTGGTCTGCATGATGATCCCCGCCCTGGCCCTGTTTTACGGGGGCATGGTGGGCTCACGCCGCATCCTCAACATGATGATGATGTGCTTTGGCGGCGCCAGCCTGGTGGCCGTCCTCTGGGCGCTGTTCGGCTACTCCATGGCTTTTGGAAACTCCGTGGGCGGCATGGGTCTCATCGGGGACGTCACCGAGTTCCCCGGCATGGCGCAGCTGCTCCCGGCGGATGACGGGGCGTCCATCCCGGTGATCCTCTTCGCCGCCTTCCAGTTGTTCTTCGCGTGCGTCACCACGGCACTGGTTGCCGGAGCCGCGGCCGGCCGCATGAAGTTCGGCGCCTGGATGCTGTTCGCGGGCATCTGGGCCACGATCGTCTACTTCCCCATCGCGCACTGGGTGTTCGCCTTCTCTTCGGCTGACGGCAGCACCGTGGGCGGCTGGATCGCCAGCGGCATTAAGGCCATCGACTTCGCCGGCGGCACGGCGGTGCACATGAACGCCGGCGCTGCCGCCCTGGCCCTGGCGCTGGTCCTGGGCAAGAGCTCCGGCTGGCCCAAGGTGGAACACGCCAAACCGCACAGCCGCCCGCTGGTGCTGGTGGGCGCAGGCCTGCTGTGGGTGGGCTGGTTTGGCTTCAACGCCGGCTCCGCGCTTTCCGCCGGCCAGTCGGCGTCGGTGGTTTTCCTGAACACCGCTGTTGCTGCTTCCGCCGGCCTCCTGGCTTGGGCCCTGGTTGAGCGGATCCGCCACGGAGCGGCCACCAGCATGGGCGCCGCTTCCGGTCTGATCTCGGCGCTCGTTGCGATCACCCCCGCCTGTGGTGCCGTCAGCCCGCTCGGCGCTGTGGCCATCGGCGCGATCGCCGGGGCCGTGTGCTCGCTCGCCATTGAGCTGAAGTTCCGCCTCGGTTTCGACGATTCACTTGACGTGGTGGGTGTCCACCTCGTGGGCGGCATCCTCGGAACCCTGCTGATCGGCCTGTTTGCCACCGATGCCGCACCCAACGGTGTCAGCGGCCTGTTCTACGGCGGAGGCGTCGAACTGCTGGGAGTCCAGGCGCTGGCCACCGTCTCCGTCCTGGTTTACTCGTTTGGCATCACGTGGGTCCTGGCGAAGATCCTGGATAAGACGATCGGCCTGCGCATCAAGCCCGAAGACGAAATGCGCGGCATCGACCTGGCTGCCCACTCGGAGCTGGCGTACCTGACGGATGAAGATCCGGTGGAGCTTGGTTCGCCCCAGCGGGCCTAG